The Paenibacillus dendritiformis region TGAACGCGCTTGAAGCATGCGACCTCATCTTAATGGACACGGCCGGCCGCAATTTCCGCAATGACATGTTCGTCAACGAACTGAACACGATGCTCAAGCCGCTTCCGTTCAGCATGACCTTCCTCGTGCTGAGTCTGACTTCGAAGACCGAAGACATGCTGGCCATCTGGGAACGGTTCGAAAATCAGCGGATCGACAGTCTGATTCTGACCAAAGCGGATGAGACCGCAACGTACGGCACGATAGTGAACTTGGCGTCCCGGGTGAAGATTCCCTGCAGCTATTTGACGACAGGGCAGAACGTACCCGATGATATACAGCCTTTTCAAGTGAATGACGCGGTGCGATGGATAATGGGAGATTGACCTCATGATGAATGACCAAGCTCAAGCGCTACGCCGACTTGTCAGCAAGAAGCTTCAGAGCGGGCCGCCTGCGCCGGCGGAGCCGGGCCAGCCGCGATCGGCCCGCATCATTACCGTCACGAGCGGCAAGGGAGGCGTCGGCAAATCGAATGTCACCTTGAACTTCGCCTTGTCGCTGCAGCAGCTTGGCTGCCGCACGCTCGTATTCGACGCCGATATCGGGATGGCGAATATCGATGTGCTCATCGGATCGTCTTCACCCTATAATCTGGCCCATGTGCTGCACGGGACGAAGACGCTGCGGGACATTATCCAGATTGGCCCTGGCGGCCTGCATTACGTCCCGGGAGGCTCCGGGCTGCAGGATCTGCTCGATATGCCCGTGGAACAGATCGACACCTTCCTGGCCGAGATGGATACGATGTCGGAGCAGTATGACGTCATTCTGTTCGATACGGGAGCCGGATTGAGCAAAGAGACGCTGCGCTTCATCATGGCGGCAGACGAGACATGGATTGTTACGACGCCGGAGCCGACGGCGATCGCGGATGCGTACGCCGTGCTGAAGCTGGTGTCGGGCTTAGGCCATAACGCCCCGCTCCGGCTTATCGTGAACCGCGCATCCGACTGGAAGGAAGGGACGCAGACGGCTGATCGGCTTACCTCGGTCAGCGAACGCTTCTTGAACCGGAGCTTGCCGGTTCTCGGATATATCTATGACGATCCGCATGTCATGCAGGCCGTGAAGAAGCAGGAGCCCTTCACAATCCTCTACCCGCAATGCAGGGCTTCGTCGCAGATCAGGGAGCTGGCGCGGGTATATACCCAGGGCATCAAGCAGACGGAAGCCGGGGGAGCGTCAGGGGGAGTCAAGCAATTCGTACGGAAGTGGCTGCGCCGCTGGTCGATCTGAGCCGTGCCGAA contains the following coding sequences:
- a CDS encoding MinD/ParA family protein, encoding MMNDQAQALRRLVSKKLQSGPPAPAEPGQPRSARIITVTSGKGGVGKSNVTLNFALSLQQLGCRTLVFDADIGMANIDVLIGSSSPYNLAHVLHGTKTLRDIIQIGPGGLHYVPGGSGLQDLLDMPVEQIDTFLAEMDTMSEQYDVILFDTGAGLSKETLRFIMAADETWIVTTPEPTAIADAYAVLKLVSGLGHNAPLRLIVNRASDWKEGTQTADRLTSVSERFLNRSLPVLGYIYDDPHVMQAVKKQEPFTILYPQCRASSQIRELARVYTQGIKQTEAGGASGGVKQFVRKWLRRWSI